ACGCTCCTCGGGCCGGGTGCGACACGAAAGGAAGCGGGGACAGGGGTGTGCTGAAACCGACCCAGATCCGTCTGGTCGTGCCTCCCGAGGTGGAGATGACCGATCTCCTCGGGCACGGCGACCACCTGCTGCGGCTGGTGGAGGACCAGTTCGAGTCCGAGATATCCGTCCGGGGCAACGAGATC
The sequence above is a segment of the Coriobacteriia bacterium genome. Coding sequences within it:
- a CDS encoding PhoH family protein, whose product is MLKPTQIRLVVPPEVEMTDLLGHGDHLLRLVEDQFESEISVRGNEI